The Aethina tumida isolate Nest 87 chromosome 6, icAetTumi1.1, whole genome shotgun sequence genome has a segment encoding these proteins:
- the LOC126265992 gene encoding uncharacterized protein LOC126265992, producing MIYRHYSLKDVPDAECGPSLHPSRCLTIFPDEHFVTEIASRSTFCRNVCLRDDKRISFVEQSLVYRFRSHLAEVRALELRLSELTDAVRTSIVVEYVLVAVTTVDVVAEVPHRKLLVPDADVQPFVADDIRPFLASVIDEALYVAYETFVADALVGNAFVPTAPAKEPYVVVVFVETTTGLVDVVYMASASVENTFLAVPALEGSFLAVPVLEEPFLAVPVIVQIGYLPTPVGVGYIIETHLDENCMFGTHLEENYMIETPLEEKYMIETPPEEDYINVVPVGNIVAWKALILIPKQLVALQLLVNL from the exons ATGATCTATCGTCATTACTCCCTGAAGGACGTACCTGATGCGGAATGCGGTCCTAGTTTGCACCCCTCAAGATGCTTAACCATCTTTCCTGACGAACACTTTGTGACAGAAATCGCATCTCGAA GCACATTTTGTCGAAATGTTTGCCTCAGAGATGACAAGAGAATTTCTTTTGTTGAACAGTCACTTGTTTACCGTTTTCGGTCTCATCTAGCGGAAGTACGTGCACTTGAATTGAGACTGTCCGAATTGACTGATGCTGTCAGGACGTCAATTGTTGTTGAGTATGTACTTGTTGCTGTGACAACTGTGGATGTTGTAGCAGAAGTTCCTCATCGCAAGTTATTAGTACCGGACGCTGATGTTCAGCCATTTGTTGCTGATGATATAAGGCCATTCTTGGCTAGTGTTATTGATGAAGCGCTGTATGTGGCATATGAGACATTCGTGGCTGATGCTCTTGTTGGAAATGCATTCGTACCAACTGCTCCTGCTAAAGAGCCGTATGTGGTCGTTGTTTTTGTTGAAACAACAACTGGTCTTGTTGATGTAGTGTATATGGCGTCTGCTTCCGTTGAGAACACATTCTTGGCTGTTCCTGCTCTTGAAGGGTCATTCTTGGCTGTTCCTGTTCTGGAAGAGCCATTCTTGGCTGTTCCTGTTATTGTTCAAATAGGATACTTGCCAACTCCTGTCGGAGTTGGTTATATAATTGAGACTCATCTTGATGAGAACTGTATGTTTGGGACTCATCTTGAGGAGAATTATATGATTGAGACTCCTCTTGAGGAGAAATATATGATTGAGACTCCGCCTGAAGAGGACTATATAAATGTTGTTCCCGTTGGAAACATTGTTGCTTGGAAAGCtttgattttaattccaaAGCAGCTTGTTGCTCTCCAGCtacttgttaatttataa